A stretch of the Candidatus Jettenia sp. AMX2 genome encodes the following:
- a CDS encoding glycosyltransferase family A protein, whose protein sequence is MTQKPLVSAIIIFLNGEQFIEEAIASIFAQSYDNWELLLVDDGSVDGSTLIARKYARKYPKKIFYLEHEGHQNKGMSASRNLGISHAKGEYIGFLDADDIWLPEKLEEQAALLTFYKEAAMVYGRTQIWYSWTGRPEDSQRDHFYDLGVQENTLVNPPKLLLLLMQNKCQTPTTCNALIRREVFDHIGRFEDVFRTMYEDQVFFSKVLLQKPVFVSGQCWAKYRQHAQNRSEQSKTQKYYLIRRPFLNWLGNYLSRNKVTDKSIWQVFQREMWQCRHPFLCSLLKRVKYRLNAICKG, encoded by the coding sequence ATGACCCAAAAACCTTTAGTTTCTGCCATCATTATCTTTCTGAACGGCGAGCAATTTATTGAAGAAGCGATTGCCAGCATCTTTGCCCAATCCTATGATAATTGGGAACTCCTGCTGGTGGATGACGGTTCTGTGGATGGCAGTACCCTGATTGCCCGGAAATATGCCCGAAAATATCCAAAAAAGATATTCTATCTGGAACACGAGGGACATCAGAATAAAGGCATGAGCGCCTCCCGCAATTTAGGGATCAGTCATGCAAAAGGCGAATATATTGGCTTTCTAGATGCTGATGATATATGGCTGCCAGAAAAGCTGGAAGAACAGGCGGCATTACTGACCTTTTATAAAGAGGCAGCAATGGTTTACGGACGCACCCAAATATGGTACAGTTGGACCGGCAGGCCGGAAGATAGTCAGCGCGACCATTTCTATGATTTGGGTGTGCAGGAAAATACCTTGGTCAATCCGCCGAAGTTGTTATTACTTCTGATGCAGAATAAATGTCAGACCCCTACTACCTGCAATGCTTTAATACGACGTGAGGTTTTTGATCACATTGGCAGATTTGAAGATGTTTTCCGCACCATGTATGAAGACCAGGTCTTTTTTTCCAAGGTACTATTACAAAAACCCGTATTTGTTTCAGGTCAATGTTGGGCAAAGTATCGTCAACATGCTCAAAATCGTAGTGAACAAAGTAAAACGCAAAAATATTATCTGATCAGACGCCCCTTTTTAAATTGGCTGGGCAATTATTTATCAAGAAACAAGGTGACCGATAAGAGCATTTGGCAGGTTTTTCAGCGGGAAATGTGGCAATGCAGGCATCCGTTCCTATGCTCTTTGTTGAAAAGGGTAAAGTATCGTTTGAATGCTATTTGTAAAGGATAG